A genomic region of Barnesiella viscericola DSM 18177 contains the following coding sequences:
- a CDS encoding ABC transporter permease, whose protein sequence is MVMLYLLEKEFKQFFRDPGLPKMAIAFPVLMMLVFPFAVSMEIRNIDLVVVDNNRTMASSKLIETCTASGYFDLVGVSDDPDWAMQQMDRNKADAILTIESDFDRSLERGEPLPVGIKVNTINGTKGSIGAGYLTSCVQRFYAEHAPGRQGSTTGAQLDVSPKYYFNTYLDYKLFMVPALIVIAITMLTGFFPALNIVSEKERGTIEQINVTPVNRGVFILCKLIPYWLVAFFVLTACLLIAWWVFDYSCAGSIGLMYFFTAGNILVTAGMGLLISNYSDNAQQAMFVTWFFMMVFMLVSGIFTPIASMPGWAQAITYLNPMRYYADAMRGIYIKGSTLADVWTDAAGLLAIGAAMVSWAILSYKKTT, encoded by the coding sequence ATGGTCATGCTTTATTTGTTGGAGAAAGAGTTCAAGCAGTTTTTCAGAGACCCCGGCCTGCCCAAGATGGCCATCGCCTTCCCGGTGCTGATGATGCTGGTATTCCCGTTTGCCGTGAGCATGGAGATACGCAACATCGACCTGGTGGTGGTCGACAACAACCGGACGATGGCCTCGTCGAAGCTGATCGAGACCTGCACCGCCTCGGGATATTTCGATCTGGTGGGTGTGAGCGACGACCCCGACTGGGCCATGCAACAGATGGACCGGAACAAGGCCGACGCCATCTTGACCATCGAATCGGACTTTGACCGTTCGCTCGAACGGGGCGAACCTCTGCCCGTGGGAATCAAGGTAAACACCATCAACGGCACGAAAGGGAGTATCGGTGCCGGATACCTCACCTCGTGCGTCCAGCGCTTCTACGCCGAACATGCGCCAGGCCGACAAGGCTCGACAACAGGCGCTCAACTCGACGTGTCGCCGAAATACTATTTCAACACCTATCTCGACTACAAGCTGTTCATGGTACCGGCGCTCATCGTCATCGCCATCACAATGCTCACAGGCTTCTTCCCGGCCCTTAACATCGTCAGCGAAAAGGAGCGGGGAACCATCGAACAGATTAACGTAACCCCCGTGAACCGGGGTGTCTTTATCCTCTGCAAACTCATTCCCTACTGGCTGGTAGCCTTTTTCGTACTCACGGCCTGCCTCCTCATCGCCTGGTGGGTATTCGACTACTCCTGCGCCGGGTCAATCGGGCTGATGTATTTCTTCACCGCCGGCAACATTCTGGTCACGGCCGGTATGGGGCTGCTAATCTCCAATTACAGCGACAATGCACAGCAGGCCATGTTTGTCACCTGGTTTTTCATGATGGTGTTCATGCTCGTGAGCGGTATCTTCACCCCCATCGCCTCGATGCCCGGCTGGGCCCAGGCCATCACCTATCTGAATCCCATGCGCTACTATGCCGATGCCATGCGCGGCATCTACATCAAGGGCAGCACCCTGGCCGACGTGTGGACCGATGCCGCCGGCCTGCTGGCCATCGGTGCCGCCATGGTATCGTGGGCTATCCTGAGCTACAAGAAAACCACCTGA
- a CDS encoding FKBP-type peptidyl-prolyl cis-trans isomerase N-terminal domain-containing protein, protein MKKSILFCVALAGLTVMSSCGNKAATKLENATDSASYALGVSNGARFGEALKSGMYDQLKGIDPDDFMKGMVAALKTDSTQRSYEMGMSQGIYIKEMLNNIEKGTGLKIDVATFVQAYKQAFEGDTTLMISAMDSNTVLDAIFRAAAEAKEKEELARLAETPEAKENLAKGEAFLAEKAKEEGVVKTESGLLYKVVKEGQGEKVQANQRAKVSYKGTLIDGTQFDANASAIFSPAGVVKGFGEGLQLMQKGGKYILYIPAELGYGVRGGGDKIPTNSALVFEVEVLDILK, encoded by the coding sequence ATGAAAAAAAGTATTTTATTTTGTGTGGCGCTTGCCGGTCTCACGGTAATGTCGTCTTGCGGAAATAAAGCCGCTACTAAATTGGAGAATGCAACCGATAGTGCCAGCTACGCACTGGGTGTTTCCAATGGTGCCCGTTTTGGCGAAGCCTTGAAGTCGGGCATGTATGACCAGTTGAAAGGTATCGACCCCGATGATTTTATGAAAGGTATGGTCGCTGCTTTGAAAACCGACTCTACGCAACGTTCCTACGAAATGGGTATGAGCCAGGGTATCTACATCAAAGAGATGCTGAACAACATCGAGAAAGGTACCGGTTTGAAAATCGATGTGGCTACCTTTGTTCAGGCTTACAAACAGGCTTTTGAAGGAGATACGACTCTGATGATTTCGGCTATGGATTCCAATACGGTTCTCGATGCTATTTTCAGAGCTGCTGCCGAGGCCAAGGAAAAAGAGGAACTTGCTCGCCTGGCCGAGACTCCCGAAGCTAAGGAAAACCTGGCCAAGGGCGAAGCCTTCCTGGCCGAGAAAGCCAAGGAAGAGGGCGTTGTAAAGACCGAATCGGGCTTGCTCTACAAGGTCGTTAAAGAGGGTCAAGGCGAAAAGGTTCAAGCCAACCAACGTGCCAAAGTATCGTACAAAGGTACGTTGATCGACGGAACTCAATTCGATGCCAATGCCAGTGCAATCTTCTCGCCTGCGGGTGTAGTGAAAGGTTTCGGCGAAGGTCTGCAACTGATGCAGAAAGGTGGCAAGTATATCCTTTACATTCCTGCCGAACTGGGTTACGGTGTACGCGGCGGTGGCGATAAGATTCCTACCAACTCGGCACTTGTATTCGAGGTAGAGGTTTTGGATATCCTGAAATAA
- a CDS encoding FKBP-type peptidyl-prolyl cis-trans isomerase — protein sequence MDKLSYALGLSMGHNFLGSGIKSLNVEDFAKGVEAVYKQEKPEISFDEAKQIINEYFTNLQNEIAEENKRAGEAFLAENAKRPGVVVLPSGLQYEVLTEGKGRKPKATDKVQCHYHGTLIDGQVFDSSIQRGTPAVFGVNQVIPGWVEALQLMPEGSRWKLYIPSDLAYGEQGAGGSIPANATLVFEVELIKIL from the coding sequence ATGGATAAATTGAGTTATGCATTGGGTCTCAGCATGGGGCACAATTTCCTGGGTTCGGGAATCAAATCGTTGAACGTCGAGGATTTTGCCAAGGGTGTAGAGGCCGTATACAAGCAGGAGAAACCCGAAATCAGTTTCGACGAAGCCAAACAAATCATCAACGAGTATTTCACCAATCTGCAAAACGAGATTGCCGAGGAGAACAAACGCGCCGGTGAGGCATTTCTCGCCGAGAACGCCAAGCGTCCCGGTGTCGTGGTTCTGCCCAGCGGTTTGCAATACGAGGTGCTCACCGAGGGAAAAGGTCGCAAACCGAAAGCCACCGACAAGGTACAGTGCCACTATCACGGAACCTTGATTGACGGACAGGTATTCGACAGCTCCATTCAACGGGGTACACCCGCCGTGTTCGGGGTCAATCAGGTAATTCCCGGGTGGGTAGAGGCCTTGCAGTTGATGCCCGAGGGCTCTCGCTGGAAACTCTACATACCCTCCGACTTGGCCTATGGCGAGCAGGGGGCCGGGGGCAGTATTCCCGCCAACGCTACGCTTGTATTTGAAGTGGAACTTATTAAAATATTGTAA
- a CDS encoding IS982 family transposase, translating into MFSEAKVTEIFCMADDFCKEFAKTQEKYMVEDKNHKHRNKPNRMSDAEIMVILVLFHSGGFRCFKHYYKEYVCKHLTHLFPRRVSYNRFVELEKEVLLQLTIFIKEVLLGTCTGISFVDSTPLRVCRNQRILIHKTFKGLAERGKCSMGWFFGFKLHLIINDKGEILNFMFTPGNVDDREPLKQTKFLKNIKGKLCADKGYIGQTLFENLFLNGIQLITKVKNNMKNSLMSIADKILLRKRALIETVNDELKNIAQIEHSRHRSFNNFIANSLSAIAAYCFFEKKPAIDVRFVKDGQLTMF; encoded by the coding sequence ATGTTCTCAGAGGCTAAAGTTACGGAGATTTTTTGTATGGCGGATGATTTTTGCAAGGAATTTGCCAAAACACAGGAAAAATATATGGTTGAAGACAAGAATCATAAGCATCGGAATAAGCCGAACCGGATGAGTGATGCGGAAATCATGGTCATCCTAGTCCTGTTCCACTCGGGAGGCTTCAGATGTTTCAAGCATTACTACAAAGAATATGTATGCAAACATCTGACGCATCTCTTTCCCAGACGTGTGTCCTATAACCGTTTTGTAGAACTGGAAAAGGAAGTCCTGCTGCAGCTGACCATTTTCATCAAGGAAGTCCTGTTGGGTACTTGTACCGGTATCAGCTTTGTGGATTCCACACCGCTGCGTGTATGCCGAAACCAACGCATATTGATTCACAAGACTTTTAAGGGTCTCGCCGAACGTGGAAAATGCTCCATGGGATGGTTCTTCGGGTTTAAGCTTCACCTGATCATCAACGATAAGGGTGAAATTCTCAATTTCATGTTTACTCCGGGAAATGTGGATGACCGTGAACCGCTGAAACAGACAAAGTTCCTGAAGAACATCAAGGGCAAACTGTGTGCGGACAAGGGGTATATCGGGCAAACCTTGTTCGAGAACCTATTTCTTAACGGCATACAGTTGATAACCAAAGTGAAGAACAACATGAAGAACTCCCTGATGAGCATAGCGGACAAAATCCTGCTGAGAAAACGTGCTTTGATTGAAACAGTCAATGACGAGTTAAAGAACATCGCCCAGATTGAACACTCCAGACACCGTTCCTTCAATAACTTTATTGCCAACTCGCTCTCTGCCATAGCTGCATACTGCTTCTTTGAAAAGAAGCCCGCCATTGACGTACGTTTTGTCAAAGACGGACAACTCACGATGTTTTAA